The region gcagtgCGGTGAGGGGGAGCAAGcaggtgaggaggaggagggtgaggaggaggagggtgagaAACGTGGGGGGTTGGAGAATGGATGCGGGGCAGCTGTTGCTGGATGCGCGCGAACCAGGACGATTGTCTGGAATCAATATGTGGagttgggttgggttggcCGGTTATTctcacgctgctgctgctgatggtgTCGTCATGTTGTTTTGACGGATCATGTTCCTGCAGCAGTGACGATATATGTCGATGGTTGTtacatccatccatccatcagGGACGAGCAGCGTTGCGCGTAGAAGAGCACACTTTTGCGATTCCGATATCGTTTGGCAAGACAAGGGACCTGAAGCCAAACGACGAGGGGCGGCTCCATGTCGTGCCATGTTCTACACCGCCGAGGCGtggccgtccgtccggtGGGCTCGGTCGTCTGCGTTCCTCCATGCCTCGGGGACCACGATGGCAACATGAGGCATTTCACCAACATGATACCCTGCAGCGACCCTTGACAGCGATCGATTTAGGCCTCATTGGATGCACGAATGGCCAGCCTCACTCCCGCCTCACGAGCTTGAACCACGTCCGTCACAAAAATCGCTTTGGTATTACAATCATCGCCGTGTATCGACGCCCAGCGTGTCACAGCAATGCCTCATCTTCCCGCGTACCACGACatctcgcctcgcctcgcctcacctcactCAAGCCATAAAGGCTccccccagcgccgccatggccagcgccgtcaccgcgccggcccagccgaagccgctgcccgcccgcatctgcaccgtcgccgccgcgcccgtagacgtcgccgccgccgtgccggaCTTGGTCGGGGTCGCGCtggagccgccaccgcccgtgCTGGtcttggcgccgtcgcccacgaggGCCGACAGCTTcgagtcgtcgacgaagctGACCTTGATGGTCGAGTTGGTGCACTGGGAGGGGACATCGCCGGCCGATCCCTTGACGAAGTTGGCGGCAACGCACTTTGTCATGGGCCGTAAGCATTATTTCGCCAAACTGATCCTAGAGacccacgcgcgcgcggggcccCCAGATcatgtatatatatacaagtgtggtgtgtgtgtcccTCTTACCTGGTAcagcaggccgtcgacggcagacgagacgacgctgacgacgcCCTTTTTGCCCGCAAAGCTCTCGGGCACGGTGACGCGCGGCTGGCAAaagtcgccgaggccgctcTGCATGACAATGGGGTAGAGCTGCTGCCAGCCGGACTGGGCCTTTTGGTCGAGGGTGGCGCGGAACAGCCAGTTGCTCTGCTGGTGGGTGAGGCGcatggcgagggcctcgccgccgatgtggaagtcgacgacgtccttgGAGAAGTCGGGCGTGAAGCCGCCGCACGGCGCCTGGTCCTCCTGGTCGTCGGAGAAGCCAATGGACTTGGGGTACTTGAGCTGGAAgtgcgccgaggcgaggccgccgagggcgagcagcgaGAGGACCTTCATCTTGGGGAACGGCGCCTTGGTGTGGTGGTGTAAAGGCAGGTCAGGGCAGGTCAATGCAGGTCGAGGAGTTCACAGCGACGAGGGAAAGCGAGGTTATGGAGTAAATGTCGCGTGCAAGAAAAGAAAACAGGGAGGCTGACACGGTGTGTATAAGATATGACGAAGTCGGGGCCGAGGCCAGTTATTAATGATGCAGCTTTCGTCCTTGTTATTACCACGCACAGTCGGCGGGCCCCGCGGGCTTGGGCTTCCCCAGGGACCAACGCGCATCCGTTGCCCGAGTCAACGTCGCAGCCCAGGAACCCGGAtagagggcggcgcggcgggcaaggcgcggcaagcagcatcagcatcaagctccagctccgtctgtgtgtgtgtgtgtgtgtgtcccaCGGCCCCGTCCAAGTCCACATGGTGGCGCGGGACCAAAAATGCCATAGCAGTATATGGGCCGGCATGGACCcctccgtccatccgtccgtcccttcATCCTTGCAAGGCTCCAGCGGGCAACAGACATGAACCGGAAGTCGGCAAAGAGAACGCCTCTCTACTGGGGGAAGGGTGGGCTCATCAGCCCTgcttggtgatggtgcgGCCGAAAGAATTAACAAAAAAAAATACATAGCGGGGGTCCGTGATGAGGGGATTCCCGGCCCTCAATCGACATGGACCGGTGGGGGctgacgggcgcgggcgtcggtggACCCAATCATGGGGCGCGAAACGGACGCAGGTGAGTCCGTTTGAGCAAGTTTGTGCGAAagggcggcccggcgcctTTTGTACATGCTTTCTTTCGTACTGTAAGTCTTGGTTGAAACCTGGAGGGAGCACGCACGATCATCCCTCCTTTTCAGGTCCTTGGATGTGAGCATATCTTGCGCACGCTAGAGCCCAGTAGTAGCAATTCCTGCTACCAACATACGTAGTTCGTACTTGCGTATTGTACTAGTCATGCCTCTCATAGGCAAGGTATGAATCGTATGCCATGTGTACTCAGGGTTACCCTTGCCGGAAGACGCCGACCTTGAagggtcccccccccccgggcgccTCTACCCCGTGCGCGCAGATTCCTGTCACGATTCATCCGTTCATGTTCCGACTCATCTGGATTCTGCAACGTGCTCAACGCTCCTCACGACACGCCGACCGATCCGAGCATCCAGCAGCGCTAgccggtgcgcgcgcgccctaGTTGGTTCTCCTTTCATCAACCACCAGCCTTCAAAACTTGACGACCGCCGTTGTGTCCCGCGAAatggtcgccgccctctAAAACGGAACGAGGGCCGTGTATGACTTCGCCTCAACTGTTTTGGCTACACCAGACAGACCCGTCTGGCGAGACGTGCTTgtcaacgccatcatcaccagtCTGTTTGAGCACATTGTTTGACGACACCGTTTTGTTTGACGATACGTATCGGAAAGCGACATCGACCCTTTCGGCTCACGACATGCCTCACAGGCGGCATTAGACGAACAAAAGcacatcctcctcgtccagtccagtccagtctctctgctgctggctcCCCGCTGGCGGAGAGCCCTCCTCATCGGCAGACACCATGGACATGGATCATATGCACGACATGGGCATCGGCTCCGACATCAACTATGCCTTTGCCCGCGATTACTGGTACattgccgccggcgtcgttggactgctcgtctccgtccgcgccgtcaacCACATTGGCGCTCGCCAGAGGTGAGAGCCTACCATCAGCGTCGCTTCTTGATCGATCCCTCTCACATGGACTGACTTCCGCTACCCCCAGGTTAAAAGCATGCCACGATCCGACCATCAAGCAACCCACTCAccccgacggcgccctctCCCAGGCTTGggctaccaccaccgccatcgtACGCGAGCTCTCCCTCCCGCAACTATACATCCCAACGCGCGGCCTACGCTGGGCGACCCCTCCGCCGctgggccgcgtcgtcttcctcctctgctactgggccgtcgtcgtggcttTCATGTCATGGAACGTTGTCATCAAGGACGTCTACTTCTGGGAGCGCATCGGCTACCGCAACGCCTGGGTCTCCATCATGCAGCTGCCGATGCTGTATCTCCTCGCCATGAAGCTCAACCCCCTCGCCTGGCTCGTCGGCTCCAGCCACGAGCGCATCAACTGGCTGCACCGCTGGGTCGCGCGCACCATGttcgtcaccgccaccgtccACGGCTTCCACTTCTGGACCGAGTGGGTGCTCGCCGACTTTGTCGACTACGAGCTGTCCATCATGCCGCTCGTCCGCTACGGGCTCGGCGCCTGGGGCGTCCTGCTGTGgtccgtcatcgtcggcttCCTGCCGATACGGAGGCTCGCGTACGAGgtctggctgctgcagcacatcgtctcggccgtcgtcatgctGTGGCTGCTGTACAAGCACATCCCCGCCACCGCGCAATACCTCTTGTGGATGGCCATTTCGTTTCTCGTCTTTGATCGGGCCGCGCGATGGCTCCTTCTGCTCTGGCAGAACACGCGATGGGGCCGTCTCAGCGCGTCTTCTTGCCAGAGCATGAAGCGCATCGGCCACGGCGTGTCTCTGCGAGCCATGGGCGACAGCGTCACCGCCGTGACCATCAAAGATGTCCACTTCCAGTGGCACGCTGGACAACATGTCTATCTCTGGATCCCGCGCCTGGGGCCTCTCGAGGCGCATCCATacaccatcgccaacgcccaCCAAATCAAGGGcacgtgctgctgcgacagCATTCAGCTCATTGtgcgcgcccacggcggcttCTCCAAACGTATTCACGACTACGCAAGCCGACATCCCGAACGCGTCCTCACTGGCTTCTTGTCCGGCCCGtatggcgcgccgccgcaatGGGACGTCTACGAGACGGTCGTGCTCATCGGGGCTTCAACAGGCGCGAGTTTCACCATTCCTATACTAGAGTACGTCGCGGCAGCGAACCATAGGACGTGCGTGAAGAAGATGGAAGTCGTGCTGATAGCCCGGACCGCGGAGGAGTTGTCGTATTACATCCAGCgggccaaggacgccggcaaggacgccaGAGAGAAGGGCATCGACGTAAGGCTTCACGTTGCCATAACAGGAGGGGTCTCggagggcgaggctggcgttccgctcgtccagctccgacgcgaggacagcagcagcagccgaaAGGGCCACCAGCACCTCTCCAGcttcgacgagaagacggcggacacggagctgctgcgcgaccgaAGCACGGCGGTGGACCAGCCCGCCACGTCCTCGGggtgctgctgtcggcgCAGCAACTCgtccgccacggccggcagcatgggctcggccgccagcaTTGAGTACCTGCGCGAGTACAGCTCACggcccgacgtcgaggcgctgATACGCGAGCCTGTCGAGCGCGCCtggggcgagacggccgtcgtcgtctgcggcggcaaggagctGGTTGCGCGGACGAGGAATTGCGTCAGCAGGTTGAGcgacgagcgggcggtgCATAAGGGCACCGGAGCGCAGGGGATATACCTACATGTTGAAGAATATGCATTCTAACGACTATTAATGTTACGATTCGGATGTTGAATTCATCAATGCCACGGTTATCGGCAGCTGATGTCAGACCAACATCTTTTGACATTTCACGGAATGACACTCTGACCTTAAATGTTCTCCCGAAGTGTATATGGAGTGCTAAACGATTCGGGAAGCAATGTGCCCATTGTAACGTTACTTTGGAAAGGCAAAGAAATGGACAGGCCATTGGCAACTCTGCTACATATAGGCCGATGTGACAGGCGACTTGCATGCATTTACCAAGCAAGTAAGTGAGCTCTGAAGATGTGGAGCACTCTTGACTGGAGGTGAGACGTCATTGCTGCTGACAGCCAGTAGTTAATGCACGTCCATGATCGCTTCATGTTATGCTCCCGCGTTGGGCAATGTTCAATCTGCTAGCAAATCACCATCGACCATCGCACATTGCAGTGCGCTCATGGTCCTCCGGTTTCTCACCTGACCATGTCTGCAATCGAAAACTTCATCGAATCCCGGGTCGCGTCAACCGAACAAGCTCTCGAAATCGGCGACGGATGCCACTGGGACGAGGCAGCAGCCCTGGGCGACTTTCTCAACGGCAACGTGACGGCCGAAGACGCTGCGATAGCCATAACGGCACCCCTTCTACGAGAGACCAAGCCTTCCGCTGCCATGTACCGGCTGATGGGATTCCTCTGCGAAGCGCTTGTGGAGCTAAGCGACCATCGCAAGCAACTCCTAGATCTCCTAGAGGCAATTCAAGCGCTCCCACCGTCCGACCAGATTGACTGGCCGCGGCTCCCAGGCTTCGGAAACATGTGGGCCGACTTGTATCGGCTGCACATGCACGGACACGACCACTGGGAGACGTCGGAGACGCCTCTCACGGACACGAGGAAACGTGAGCTGTGTCGACATGAGGAGgctgtcgccgcggccgaggccgacatgTTTCTCCGCGGTGTGGGTGGCGTTACGGCCCGTTGGGGTTACGAGTGGTTGAGCTTGGTGCACTGGCAACGTCCGGGAATGGCCGTGTTCATGAGGGGTGCGTACGTCTGGCTGGCAAAGGCAGGCGGGCGTCTGAAAGACCAACTCGAGCCGGACAAGGTATCTAGTTACGGCCATCCGTCGAGGGTTAAAGCCGCAATGCCAGAGCATTGGGAGGCTTGGAGGTGGTCATTCTTGCGGATCAGTGAAGAGGTAGAGGCCTTTGCGGCTGATGATAGGGAGGTTGCAGGAGAATGTTACAAGCTGATGGAAACATGAAGGCCAGTCATTATGGCAAAGGCGCTCAATACAGTTGTTAATTGTTTTGTATGCGCAGTGTCTCGGGTCCTAGAAGCGGTTTGTTTCTCCTTCCTGACGAGTTCCTTGCTCCTTGCATAGTACCGTTTGTTTCTGAAATTCGGCCAGCTTGTGTGGCTTCCATAGACATGATCGCTGCTTTGGACAAAACTTTTGCTCGACTATGCCAGTGTTGTGGGTTGACTCTCAAGACGAGATATTTGTCGGGCCTGAACTCCCTATGTAAACCCTGAGCCCAAGGAGACTCACGGTAAGAAAAGCAATTGCATGCCCCTCGCATTCTAAGGCAGCACGATCTCCCTGCGTGCTTTATGAATTTGATACGGACCTCGTAAGTCTTTTAAAAAGCGAACTAAATGCCATGAAGCGTATTGGGTAAGTGCCTCAACGACACATGGACATTCAATCTCCGTAACATTGCCTCCGGCCCAATCAAGATACAGCAGCACTCTAAAGCATAAAGCACTACAATATTGAAGAGGGCAAGCTGGCTTTAGACTTAACACACACTTGGAGACCCGCCTGGCTCGCCGGCACGGCGACATGTTGATCTGCTAGACCCCGGATTGGGACGGACAAAGTCTTGGCCACAAAGgcgaccgggggggggaggatcGCAGCCATGTTGTCTATTCTTGTGTCAAGCCCCCCAAAAAGCACAAGGCTAGCTATGATTCTTCAACCGAATCCCTTAATCGTCAACCACATGTCCGATATCTCTCTACTTGGCCGACCAAGTCGTCACTTGGGCGACTTCCGAATGCTGCCATTCCCACATGCGTTGGATAACCCACGTGCAAGGCCTCAACTGTCCGGGGGGAGGGCATCTTCCAACGCAAGGCATCTCTGCAGCAACGTGCGTGGCGACGACCAATTCGGCACAGTCTCTGAAAccctcgacgcgctcctaTTTGCGTGTCGTGACAGCGGGATGGGTGCGGGAGGCGAGCCGTGGCGGGGTGCGTCCGCGTCCATCTACAAAGGGCAAATGGTTTTGAATCGTCCGTGCTCCATGTCctggcctgcgcctgccTCGTTGGCACACGCCCGCGCCTTCTTGCGAGCTCTTCCTCGTGCACGGGATGGCCGAGTTTGATGCAATCGCAAccccccgtccgtctccaCAGCCCCGGCTCCATCTCTGAAGTGCGCGCCCCGGGGCAGTTACTGCCTCACATGAAGGCTATCGCTAACTAGAGAGTAGATCTCATCGATGACGAAGACCCCCTCCGACTGTACGGTGCCGCGTCTCGAGTTCGGGTCCGACACACATTCACGGTTTCTCGACATCGTCATGCGTCCAGCCCGGCACCGTGGCTCCGTGGCGCCTCCCGGCcgggcacgcgcgcgcatggcACGATTCCCCGCCCAGGAGACATGGGTCAGTGTTTTTTCGCTAATGACCATTGTCGCGCTTGACTTTGCGGCATAGCGCTGGTCGGAGACGGTCGGGGCTGCGGCAACAAGACTCCTCCGAGGCGTGAGTTGTTTACTTGCAAGACAGCGAGCGCTCCTGTGCGCCTTCAGTCATCGACGTTCGAGGGCCGCCGAGTCCGACAAAACCCATGCGAACATCGTCTACTGTAGGAGGATGCGTACGTACTCATTCCTTGCAGGGATCCGCAATCGCCGTGTCCGCTGACAACCGGTAGGTGGCCGGccttgccgatgccgtcccTGTCGCCAGCATGCTGCTTGGTTCCATGACATGCCCTCCCTCGGCGTTTCGCTCGGTGATGTGCTCCTGGCAACGCTCGCAGGCTTGCTTCAACGCGCCCGACAAGAGCGGCGGCACACTGCTGGGGGCGACTTTGGCTGGCAACGGTTCGGGTTCATCAATGGTTCACGCAGCGCCGTGTGCTCCGTGCCTCCATGTGGCTGCTGACGGCCGCT is a window of Purpureocillium takamizusanense chromosome 10, complete sequence DNA encoding:
- a CDS encoding uncharacterized protein (EggNog:ENOG503PS7D); the protein is MYRLMGFLCEALVELSDHRKQLLDLLEAIQALPPSDQIDWPRLPGFGNMWADLYRLHMHGHDHWETSETPLTDTRKRELCRHEEAVAAAEADMFLRGVGGVTARWGYEWLSLVHWQRPGMAVFMRGAYVWLAKAGGRLKDQLEPDKVSSYGHPSRVKAAMPEHWEAWRWSFLRISEEVEAFAADDREVAGECYKLMET
- the FRP1 gene encoding ferric-chelate reductase Frp1 (TransMembrane:7 (o23-40i104-123o143-163i175-193o213-232i239-259o265-287i)~COG:P~COG:Q~EggNog:ENOG503NWU6) yields the protein MDMDHMHDMGIGSDINYAFARDYWYIAAGVVGLLVSVRAVNHIGARQRLKACHDPTIKQPTHPDGALSQAWATTTAIVRELSLPQLYIPTRGLRWATPPPLGRVVFLLCYWAVVVAFMSWNVVIKDVYFWERIGYRNAWVSIMQLPMLYLLAMKLNPLAWLVGSSHERINWLHRWVARTMFVTATVHGFHFWTEWVLADFVDYELSIMPLVRYGLGAWGVLLWSVIVGFLPIRRLAYEVWLLQHIVSAVVMLWLLYKHIPATAQYLLWMAISFLVFDRAARWLLLLWQNTRWGRLSASSCQSMKRIGHGVSLRAMGDSVTAVTIKDVHFQWHAGQHVYLWIPRLGPLEAHPYTIANAHQIKGTCCCDSIQLIVRAHGGFSKRIHDYASRHPERVLTGFLSGPYGAPPQWDVYETVVLIGASTGASFTIPILEYVAAANHRTCVKKMEVVLIARTAEELSYYIQRAKDAGKDAREKGIDVRLHVAITGGVSEGEAGVPLVQLRREDSSSSRKGHQHLSSFDEKTADTELLRDRSTAVDQPATSSGCCCRRSNSSATAGSMGSAASIEYLREYSSRPDVEALIREPVERAWGETAVVVCGGKELVARTRNCVSRLSDERAVHKGTGAQGIYLHVEEYAF
- a CDS encoding uncharacterized protein (SECRETED:SignalP(1-15~SECRETED:cutsite=ASA-HF~SECRETED:prob=0.9051)~COG:S~TransMembrane:1 (n3-10c15/16o208-227i)~EggNog:ENOG503P6AZ); protein product: MKVLSLLALGGLASAHFQLKYPKSIGFSDDQEDQAPCGGFTPDFSKDVVDFHIGGEALAMRLTHQQSNWLFRATLDQKAQSGWQQLYPIVMQSGLGDFCQPRVTVPESFAGKKGVVSVVSSAVDGLLYQCVAANFVKGSAGDVPSQCTNSTIKVSFVDDSKLSALVGDGAKTSTGGGGSSATPTKSGTAAATSTGAAATVQMRAGSGFGWAGAVTALAMAALGGAFMA